One stretch of Arachis duranensis cultivar V14167 chromosome 1, aradu.V14167.gnm2.J7QH, whole genome shotgun sequence DNA includes these proteins:
- the LOC107459890 gene encoding pathogenesis-related protein PR-1 (The sequence of the model RefSeq protein was modified relative to this genomic sequence to represent the inferred CDS: added 43 bases not found in genome assembly), translating into MSHPTHSLWCFATVTITLLLLLASSAAQDAYATLPAQQQLTQNRQRSLASQFLVPQNAARSVLRLRPLTWSAKLTRYAQWYANQRRNDCALQHSNGPYGENIFWGSGTGWSPAQAVDAWVSERQYYNYWRNSCANGEMCGHYTQVVWSSTRKVGCAVVTCNGGKGQFMTCNYDPPGNYIGERPY; encoded by the exons ATGAGCCACCCCACACATTCTCTGTGGTGCTTCGCCACCGTCACCATCACCCTCCTTCTATTGTTGGCCTCAT ACTAACTCAAAATCGACAAAGGAGCCTAGCAAGCCAGTTCCTAGTCCCCCAGAATGCCGCACGGTCCGTACTGCGGTTGCGTCCGCTGACGTGGAGCGCAAAACTCACGCGCTACGCGCAGTGGTACGCGAACCAGAGGCGCAACGACTGTGCGCTGCAGCATTCGAACGGACCGTACGGCGAGAACATATTCTGGGGGAGTGGAACTGGGTGGAGCCCGGCCCAAGCGGTTGACGCTTGGGTGTCGGAGCGGCAATACTACAACTATTGGCGCAACTCTTGCGCCAATGGTGAAATGTGTGGACATTACACTCAAGTTGTTTGGAGCTCAACTAGGAAAGTTGGGTGCGCTGTGGTTACATGCAATGGTGGTAAGGGTCAGTTCATGACATGTAACTATGATCCTCCCGGAAACTACATCGGAGAAAGGCCTTATTGA
- the LOC107459874 gene encoding pathogenesis-related protein PR-1 produces MKMKPHLLLLILLFLLATFTTKTLSSPTTQQKQQLSPSSSLVSRLNHQLSQKKTRPSNETIYKVSKQLCWGCIAESLEFLFRHNLVRATKWELPLMWDFQLEQYARWWGSQRKQDCKLEHSFPENDFKLGENIFWGSGSDWTPTDAVKAWADEEKYYTYATNSCEEGQMCGHYTQIVWKTTRKIGCARVVCDSGDVFMTCNYDPVGNYVGERPY; encoded by the coding sequence ATGAAAATGAAACCCCATTTACTTCTCCTAATACTCTTGTTCCTCCTTGCCACCTTCACTACAAAAACTCTCTCATCACCCACCacccaacaaaaacaacaactatctccttcttcttcattagTTTCTCGACTCAATCATCAACTAAGCCAGAAGAAAACAAGACCAAGCAACGAAACCATATACAAGGTATCAAAGCAACTATGCTGGGGGTGCATAGCAGAGTCACTAGAGTTCTTGTTCAGGCACAACCTGGTCCGAGCAACGAAATGGGAACTGCCACTGATGTGGGACTTCCAGCTTGAGCAATATGCAAGGTGGTGGGGCAGCCAGAGGAAACAAGATTGCAAGCTTGAACACTCATTCCCGGAGAACGATTTCAAGCTTGGGGAGAACATATTCTGGGGAAGTGGCTCTGATTGGACCCCAACCGATGCAGTGAAAGCTTGGGCTGATGAAGAGAAGTACTACACTTATGCAACCAATTCTTGTGAAGAAGGACAGATGTGTGGCCATTACACTCAGATTGTGTGGAAGACCACCAGAAAAATTGGTTGTGCTAGAGTTGTGTGCGATTCTGGTGATGTTTTCATGACTTGTAACTATGATCCTGTGGGAAATTATGTTGGAGAACGACCCtattaa